One genomic segment of Syngnathus typhle isolate RoL2023-S1 ecotype Sweden linkage group LG8, RoL_Styp_1.0, whole genome shotgun sequence includes these proteins:
- the gpr155b gene encoding lysosomal cholesterol signaling protein — protein MEAASRYVLIHGKNISHSSLTIPGGGAGAGPHMSIDKLFPALLECFGIILCGYVAGRADVITENQAKGLGNFVSKFALPALLFKNMVLLEFGDVIWSFLWSVLVAKVAVFTLVCVLTLLVASPENRYGKAGLYAIFATQSNDFALGYPIVDALYRSTYPEYLQYIYLVAPVSLMLLNPIGFALCEMQRWRRRTDQHVERSTARVLAVVVLQVLKNPVVFMVVVGIASHFALGQKIPDVLSQFIDGLADSFGGAALFYLGLTMVGQLRKLTRDGGVALILLITAKLLVMPLFCKDMMDILDVGVNSTSANHTSLSNFAFLYGVFPTAPSVAIYAGHYDIELEVVTSGMVISTFLSAPIMYVSAWLLTIPLMDPAPLVAELQNVSFNISIVCLLALIWTIAVMLLSGKFKRLPHLFSLNLFLAQFLVCVSMILWNSLARQEDNLTGKILAFAMLYGSLYSTYIWTGLIPFCLVLTSRDDLLRLRPAIFMILGWGVPFFMVGGLLLVGQRTDSIDSAFFYGQAQIISTAAVLSISLALAAISLMGLGQGHSEQRGYHVLSRTALPTSSEEQLRTPAGSDDPLPQQQQQQQEQSGDLSPSVCSINSDLQTAPPLQSMPDMITSTQRNHGNNSTGHTGAPCDGHQQSSPFAPEARQTADDKQTVRHVLLCLLLIVSLLANLSSCLWWLLNKDPGRLYLELQFFCAVANYGQGFLSFGIFGLDRHLILLPFKRRLSAWRGRDDKQSDMTGHREEIRLTCTQFVHYHKDHCVQGLLHVRSAPGESTSALTRESLL, from the exons ATGGAGGCAGCCAGCAGATATGTGCTCATCCACGGGAAGAACATCTCCCACAGCTCCCTGACGATCCctggtggtggtgctggtgctggGCCTCATATGTCCATCGACAAGTTATTCCCTGCCTTGCTTGAATGCTTTGGCATTATCCTGTGTGGATACGTAGCTGGCAG GGCTGACGTGATCACGGAGAACCAGGCTAAAGGTCTGGGCAACTTTGTGTCTAAATTTGCCCTCCCGGCTCTGCTGTTCAAAAATATGGTGCTGCTGGAGTTCGGCGATGTCATCTGGTCCTTCCTGTGGAGCGTCTTGGTCGCCAAG gTAGCTGTGTTCACGCTGGTGTGTGTTCTCACACTGTTGGTTGCCAGTCCAGAAAACAGGTACGGCAAAGCCGGACTGTACGCCATCTTTGCCACGCAAAGCAACGACTTTGCCTTGGGCTATCCCATAG TGGATGCTTTGTATCGGAGCACGTACCCGGAGTACCTACAGTATATCTACCTGGTGGCCCCCGTGTCGCTCATGCTGCTCAATCCCATCGGCTTTGCTCTGTGCGAGATGCAGAGGTGGAGAAGGAGGACCGACCAGCACGTGGAACGAAGCACAGCCCGGGTGCTGGCTGTGGTAGTCCTACAG GTTTTAAAGAACCCGGTTGTGTTCATGGTGGTCGTGGGCATCGCCTCGCACTTTGCTCTGGGCCAGAAGATCCCCGACGTGCTGTCCCAGTTCATCGATGGCCTAGCCGATTCTTTCGGAGGTGCCGCTTTGTTCTACCTGGGCCTCACCATG GTTGGGCAGCTGAGGAAACTGACGCGAGACGGCGGCGTCGCCTTGATCCTCCTCATCACTGCCAAACT TCTGGTGATGCCCCTGTTCTGCAAGGACATGATGGACATCCTGGACGTGGGTGTCAACAGCACTAGCGCCAATCACACCAGTTTGTCCAACTTTGCCTTCCTCTACGGCGTCTTCCCGACTGCGCCCAGTGTGGCCATCTATGCAGGACACTACGACATCGAGCTGGAGGTG GTGACGTCGGGCATGGTCATCAGCACCTTCCTCTCGGCACCCATCATGTACGTCTCGGCCTGGCTGCTGACCATCCCGCTGATGGACCCCGCGCCTCTGGTGGCCGAGCTTCAGAACGTCAGCTTCAACATCAGCATCGTATGCCTGCTGGCGCTG ATTTGGACCATCGCTGTGATGCTCCTCAGTGGGAAATTCAAGCGTCTACCTCACCTCTTTTCCTTAAATCTCTTCTTGGCTCAG TTCCTGGTGTGTGTGAGCATGATCCTGTGGAATTCCCTGGCCAGACAAGAGGATAATCTAACGGGCAAAATATTGGCCTTTGCGATGCTCTACGGCTCTTTGTACAGCACGTACATTTGGACGG GTTTAATCCCGTTCTGCTTGGTTCTGACCAGCCGAGATGATCTCCTCAGGCTCCGGCCGGCCATTTTCATGATTTTGGGTTGGGG GGTTCCTTTCTTCATGGTGGGAGGTCTCCTGTTAGTGGGCCAGAGGACCGACTCCATCGACTCTGCCTTCTTCTACGGACAAGCTCAA aTTATCAGCACAGCGGCAGTGCTGTCCATCAGCCTGGCGCTAGCTGCCATTTCTCTGATGGGCCTCGGCCAGGGACACAGCGAGCAGAGAGGCTACCACGTCCTGAGCCGAACAGCTCTTCCCACCTCCAGTGAGGAGCAACTGAGGACGCCTGCTGGTTCAGATGACCCACTaccacaacaacagcagcagcaacaagaaCAGTCAGGGGATCTTTCACCTTCTGTCTGCAGTATTAACTCCg ACCTCCAGACGGCTCCTCCGCTCCAGTCCATGCCAGATATGATCACCAGCACGCAGAGGAACCATGGCAACAACAGCACAG GCCACACGGGGGCGCCATGCGACGGGCATCAACAGAGTTCGCCCTTCGCGCCAGAGGCTCGGCAAACTGCAGATGACAAACAGACAGTCAGACACGTTTTGCTTTGTCTCCTGCTCATTGTCAGCCTACTTGCG AACCTGTCAAGCTGCCTGTGGTGGTTGCTGAACAAAGACCCCGGCCGCCTGTACTTGGAGCTTCAGTTCTTCTGCGCCGTGGCCAACTACGGCCAAGGTTTCCTGTCCTTCGGGATCTTCGGCCTGGACCGTCACCTCATCCTCTTGCCTTTCAAGAGGAG GTTGTCGGCGTGGCGAGGACGAGATGACAAACAGAGCGATATGACCGGCCATCGCGAGGAGATCCGGCTCACTTGCACGCAGTTTGTGCACTACCACAAAGATCACTGCGTGCAAGGGCTGCTGCACGTTCGCAG TGCCCCAGGAGAGAGCACGAGTGCCCTAACCCGTGAATCCTTGCTTTGA
- the LOC133158362 gene encoding transmembrane protein 41A-B-like isoform X1, which translates to MRSLVGLAATVAAASVYLYVLSTHLPPADEHFPPTSPGEPEPEPHYYKLKFPSDLDELRELAEMLRFYKREHHGYVLLLFCSAYLYKQSFAIPGSSFLNMLAGAIFGPWEGLALACLLTTTGSTFCYLLSSTFGKQHVVRIFPDKVALLQRKVEENRSSLFFFLLFLRFFPMTPNWFLNITCPVLNIPMPIFFFSVFIGLIPYNFICVRTGAILSEIHSLDDIFSWATLAQLLAIALVALVPGALIKRYGQAHLKVEDMDGTQDSDRKRR; encoded by the exons ATGCGCTCCCTCGTCGGGCTAGCGGCCACCGTGGCGGCGGCCAGCGTCTACCTCTACGTGCTCTCCACTCATCTCCCGCCGGCGGATGAGCACTTCCCGCCGACCTCGCCTGGGGAGCCTGAACCCGAACCCCACTACTACAA GCTGAAGTTCCCGTCTGATCTGGACGAGCTTCGGGAGCTTGCCGAGATGCTCAGGTTCTACAAGCGGGAGCACCACGGTTACGTTCTGCTGCTCT TCTGCAGCGCATACCTCTACAAGCAGTCCTTCGCCATTCCTGGTTCCTCCTTCCTG AACATGCTAGCCGGCGCCATATTCGGACCCTGGGAGGGGCTGGCGCTGGCGTGCTTGCTCACCACCACGGGCTCAACGTTCTGCTACCTGCTGTCCTCCACCTTTGGGAAGCAGCATGTGGTTCGCATCTTCCCGGACAAGGTGGCCCTGCTGCAGAGGAAG GTCGAGGAAAACCGAAGCAGCTTGTTCTTTTTCCTCCTATTCCTGCGCTTCTTTCCCATGACCCCTAACTGGTTCCTTAACATCACCTGTCCTGTCCTCAACATCCCCATGcccatcttcttcttctccgtTTTCATCG GTTTGATTCCTTACAACTTCATCTGCGTGCGCACGGGCGCCATCCTCTCAGAGATCCACTCTCTGGATGACATCTTCTCGTGGGCCACGCTGGCCCAACTGCTGGCCATCGCACTGGTGGCGCTGGTGCCCGGTGCGCTTATAAAACGTTACGGTCAAGCTCATCTCAAGGTGGAAGATATGGACGGAACGCAGGATAGTGATCGGAAGAGGCGATGA
- the LOC133158362 gene encoding transmembrane protein 41A-B-like isoform X2, which translates to MSTSRRPRLGSLNPNPTTTSRLKFPSDLDELRELAEMLRFYKREHHGYVLLLFCSAYLYKQSFAIPGSSFLNMLAGAIFGPWEGLALACLLTTTGSTFCYLLSSTFGKQHVVRIFPDKVALLQRKVEENRSSLFFFLLFLRFFPMTPNWFLNITCPVLNIPMPIFFFSVFIGLIPYNFICVRTGAILSEIHSLDDIFSWATLAQLLAIALVALVPGALIKRYGQAHLKVEDMDGTQDSDRKRR; encoded by the exons ATGAGCACTTCCCGCCGACCTCGCCTGGGGAGCCTGAACCCGAACCCCACTACTACAAGTAg GCTGAAGTTCCCGTCTGATCTGGACGAGCTTCGGGAGCTTGCCGAGATGCTCAGGTTCTACAAGCGGGAGCACCACGGTTACGTTCTGCTGCTCT TCTGCAGCGCATACCTCTACAAGCAGTCCTTCGCCATTCCTGGTTCCTCCTTCCTG AACATGCTAGCCGGCGCCATATTCGGACCCTGGGAGGGGCTGGCGCTGGCGTGCTTGCTCACCACCACGGGCTCAACGTTCTGCTACCTGCTGTCCTCCACCTTTGGGAAGCAGCATGTGGTTCGCATCTTCCCGGACAAGGTGGCCCTGCTGCAGAGGAAG GTCGAGGAAAACCGAAGCAGCTTGTTCTTTTTCCTCCTATTCCTGCGCTTCTTTCCCATGACCCCTAACTGGTTCCTTAACATCACCTGTCCTGTCCTCAACATCCCCATGcccatcttcttcttctccgtTTTCATCG GTTTGATTCCTTACAACTTCATCTGCGTGCGCACGGGCGCCATCCTCTCAGAGATCCACTCTCTGGATGACATCTTCTCGTGGGCCACGCTGGCCCAACTGCTGGCCATCGCACTGGTGGCGCTGGTGCCCGGTGCGCTTATAAAACGTTACGGTCAAGCTCATCTCAAGGTGGAAGATATGGACGGAACGCAGGATAGTGATCGGAAGAGGCGATGA